In a genomic window of Pelotomaculum thermopropionicum SI:
- the GlnS gene encoding glutamyl- and glutaminyl-tRNA synthetases, giving the protein MVRVRFAPSPTGPLHIGGARSALFNWLFARRYGGKFIVRIEDTDLERSSRQSEENILAALRWLGLDWDEGVDAGGPCEPYRQTERLHLYRHYAEILLQSGAAYRCYCTEEELAAEREALMEKGETPRYLGRCRDLTPQERARLEAEGRKAAVRFRVPRDRVIQVKDLVRGDVSFECNGMGDFIIMKSDGIPTYNFAVVVDDHTMAISHVIRAEEHLPNTPRQILLYQALGWDTPEFAHVSLILGKDRSKMSKRHGATAVEQYREKGYLPEAVVNFLALLGWSPGGENEVLSIEELKQQFSLEKVSKSPAVFDLDKLNWLNGYYIRQSSLERVAELAVPFLEKAGYIRAPLSPEEFERVKMMVASVRKYLNCMEEVIDHVKIYFTDNFNNLDEDAREVMAGQQVPAVLAALKDKVASGGKLTGAAARAALKEVGKELGVKGQQIFMPVRVAVSGNTHGPDLDQIMAILGKDEVVKRLSRWV; this is encoded by the coding sequence ATGGTTAGAGTGAGGTTTGCGCCCAGTCCTACGGGCCCGCTGCATATTGGCGGGGCCAGGTCGGCGCTGTTCAACTGGCTTTTTGCCCGCCGCTACGGCGGTAAATTTATTGTGCGCATTGAGGATACCGACCTGGAGCGGTCGTCCCGCCAGTCGGAGGAGAATATTCTGGCCGCGCTGCGCTGGCTCGGCCTGGACTGGGACGAAGGGGTTGATGCGGGCGGGCCCTGTGAGCCTTACCGCCAGACGGAAAGGCTGCATCTCTACCGGCACTACGCGGAAATTCTCCTGCAAAGCGGGGCTGCCTACCGTTGCTACTGCACCGAAGAAGAACTGGCGGCGGAAAGGGAGGCCCTCATGGAAAAGGGTGAAACGCCCCGCTATCTGGGCCGGTGCCGCGACCTTACCCCGCAGGAACGCGCCCGCCTGGAGGCCGAAGGCCGGAAGGCAGCGGTGCGGTTCCGGGTGCCCAGGGACAGGGTAATCCAGGTGAAAGACCTGGTGCGGGGCGACGTTTCCTTTGAATGCAACGGGATGGGCGACTTTATCATTATGAAATCGGACGGAATCCCCACATATAATTTTGCGGTGGTCGTCGACGACCATACCATGGCGATAAGCCATGTGATCAGGGCGGAGGAGCACCTGCCCAACACCCCGCGGCAGATTCTTTTGTACCAGGCCCTGGGGTGGGATACCCCGGAATTCGCCCACGTGTCCCTGATCCTGGGCAAGGACCGGAGCAAGATGAGCAAGCGGCACGGCGCCACCGCCGTCGAGCAGTACCGGGAAAAAGGCTACCTGCCCGAGGCCGTGGTCAACTTCCTGGCCCTTTTGGGCTGGTCGCCGGGAGGAGAGAACGAGGTCCTTTCCATAGAAGAGCTGAAGCAGCAGTTCTCCCTGGAAAAGGTTTCAAAAAGCCCGGCCGTCTTTGATCTGGACAAACTTAACTGGCTGAACGGCTACTACATCAGGCAGTCTTCCCTGGAGAGGGTTGCCGAGTTGGCCGTGCCGTTTCTGGAAAAGGCCGGCTACATTAGGGCACCGCTTTCCCCGGAAGAGTTTGAGCGGGTCAAGATGATGGTGGCATCCGTCCGGAAGTACCTGAATTGCATGGAAGAAGTTATCGATCACGTTAAAATCTACTTTACCGATAATTTTAATAACCTTGATGAAGATGCCAGGGAAGTCATGGCCGGGCAGCAGGTTCCGGCGGTGCTTGCGGCCCTTAAGGACAAAGTGGCGTCCGGCGGGAAGCTGACCGGGGCGGCCGCCAGGGCGGCGCTTAAGGAAGTGGGCAAAGAACTGGGCGTTAAGGGCCAGCAGATTTTTATGCCGGTAAGGGTAGCCGTTTCGGGAAACACCCACGGGCCCGATCTGGACCAGATCATGGCCATTCTTGGGAAGGACGAGGTGGTCAAGCGCCTCTCGAGGTGGGTCTGA
- the CysE gene encoding serine acetyltransferase, translated as MFSRLRKDIQAVMERDPAAKSVLEVLLCYPGLHAVLLHRVAHAFYRRGWFLIARLISHFSRFLTGIEIHPGAKIGEGLFIDHGSGVVIGETAEIGNNVTIYQGVTLGGTGKEKGKRHPTIGNNVVISAGAKILGSFTVGDNSKIGAGSVVLKAVPPDSTVVGVPGKVVARNGRKVAPEGIPEIDLRHDLLPDPVAEALICMHGIIERLEKRVRYLEEQNSQLAGLHREELSNCKERCFLADGNI; from the coding sequence ATGTTTAGCAGGCTGCGCAAGGATATACAGGCGGTTATGGAACGTGACCCGGCCGCCAAGTCGGTGCTGGAAGTTTTGCTCTGTTACCCCGGTCTTCACGCCGTCCTGCTGCACAGGGTGGCCCACGCTTTTTACCGGCGGGGCTGGTTTTTAATAGCCAGGCTGATCTCCCATTTTTCCCGCTTTTTGACCGGCATCGAAATTCACCCGGGGGCGAAGATCGGGGAAGGCCTTTTTATAGACCACGGTTCCGGGGTCGTTATCGGTGAAACGGCCGAGATCGGGAACAATGTTACCATCTACCAGGGAGTTACCCTGGGCGGCACGGGTAAAGAAAAAGGGAAAAGGCACCCCACCATCGGCAACAATGTGGTGATAAGCGCCGGCGCAAAGATTCTGGGCTCCTTTACCGTCGGGGATAACTCCAAAATCGGCGCCGGCTCGGTAGTGCTCAAGGCCGTTCCGCCTGACAGCACCGTGGTGGGCGTTCCGGGCAAGGTGGTGGCCAGGAACGGCCGGAAGGTTGCCCCGGAAGGTATTCCGGAGATAGACCTGCGTCACGACCTGCTTCCCGACCCGGTGGCCGAAGCGCTGATCTGCATGCACGGAATTATCGAAAGGCTTGAAAAGCGGGTCAGGTACCTGGAGGAGCAGAATAGCCAGCTGGCGGGGCTGCACAGGGAGGAACTGAGCAACTGCAAGGAGAGGTGTTTCCTGGCCGATGGAAATATATAA
- the CysS gene encoding cysteinyl-tRNA synthetase, with the protein MEIYNTLTRRKENFQPREPGRVCMYVCGPTTYNYIHLGNARPLVFFDTVRRYLIHKGYEVLFVQNFTDVDDKIINRAQEEGDDPLALARRYIGEYFKDADALNVRRADRHPLVSEHIPDIIKMVDELVKKGAAYVVDGNVYFEVRKFAGYGKLSGRTLEDMQAGARVEVDPRKRDPLDFALWKAAKPGEPCWDSPWGPGRPGWHIECSAMSLKYLGTNFDIHGGGYDLIFPHHENEIAQSEAATGQPFVRYWMHNGFITVNEEKMSKSLGNFFLVRDILAKFPPELVRFFLLSTHYRSPLDFDGEKMAAAGRGLERIKTSLRLLYEALERPVSEGVQAVCSRDPFDEIRASFEAAMDDDFNTALAIGAVFDLAREANTAVQRTGPAVSGQDRQILQYALDLFNEFNEVLGIFKVDGASGRLLIDGAAGDDSGLVEGLINLILEVRQEARKRKDWSTADRIRDGLKELGILLEDTPQGVRWKKQG; encoded by the coding sequence ATGGAAATATATAACACATTAACCAGGCGCAAAGAGAACTTCCAGCCGCGCGAACCGGGCAGGGTCTGCATGTACGTCTGCGGCCCCACAACGTATAATTACATCCACCTGGGCAACGCCCGCCCCCTGGTGTTTTTTGACACCGTGCGGCGCTACCTGATCCATAAGGGCTATGAGGTCCTGTTCGTCCAGAACTTTACCGACGTGGACGACAAGATCATCAACCGGGCGCAGGAGGAGGGGGATGACCCCCTTGCGCTTGCCCGCAGGTACATCGGCGAATATTTTAAAGATGCGGACGCCTTGAACGTGCGCCGGGCGGACAGGCACCCACTGGTGTCGGAGCACATCCCCGACATCATTAAAATGGTGGATGAACTGGTGAAAAAGGGCGCGGCCTATGTGGTGGACGGCAACGTTTACTTCGAGGTGCGCAAGTTTGCCGGGTACGGCAAGCTTTCCGGCCGCACCCTGGAAGACATGCAGGCCGGGGCCCGGGTCGAGGTGGATCCGCGCAAGCGCGACCCCCTGGACTTTGCCCTCTGGAAGGCGGCAAAGCCGGGTGAGCCCTGCTGGGACAGCCCCTGGGGGCCCGGCCGGCCGGGCTGGCACATCGAATGTTCGGCAATGTCGCTGAAATACCTGGGAACCAACTTTGACATCCACGGCGGGGGGTACGACCTTATTTTCCCCCACCACGAAAACGAAATTGCCCAGAGCGAGGCGGCTACCGGTCAACCTTTCGTGCGTTACTGGATGCACAACGGCTTTATTACCGTAAACGAAGAGAAGATGTCCAAGTCGCTCGGCAACTTCTTCCTGGTGCGCGACATACTGGCGAAGTTCCCGCCGGAACTGGTGCGCTTTTTTCTGCTTTCCACCCACTACCGCAGCCCGCTGGACTTTGACGGCGAAAAAATGGCCGCTGCAGGACGGGGCCTGGAAAGGATCAAAACCAGCCTGAGGCTTCTCTACGAGGCGCTGGAAAGGCCCGTGTCTGAGGGCGTGCAGGCGGTGTGCAGCCGGGACCCCTTTGACGAGATCAGGGCCTCGTTTGAAGCCGCCATGGACGACGACTTCAACACCGCCCTGGCCATTGGCGCCGTTTTCGACCTGGCCAGGGAGGCAAATACGGCCGTCCAGCGGACGGGACCGGCGGTGTCCGGGCAGGACCGGCAAATCCTGCAATACGCCCTGGATCTGTTTAACGAATTCAATGAAGTGCTGGGCATTTTTAAGGTGGACGGGGCCAGCGGCAGGCTTCTCATTGACGGCGCCGCGGGGGATGACTCCGGGCTGGTGGAAGGGCTGATCAACCTGATCCTGGAAGTGCGCCAGGAAGCCCGCAAGAGGAAGGACTGGAGCACCGCCGACCGGATCAGGGACGGGCTGAAGGAACTGGGCATACTGCTGGAAGACACCCCCCAGGGAGTCCGCTGGAAGAAGCAGGGATAG
- the THY1 gene encoding predicted alternative thymidylate synthase, giving the protein MGARKMAVTLLRYTPDPQEIIAMGAKLCYSPAGIEELKHGIEGKNQAPFLEKLLDSGHLSPVEHASFTFGIEGVSRSLLAQLTRHRIASYSVKSQRFVPETGAAEEDGVFGYIIPPRIEALGREYVEIFKSQMAQIQKWYDFWREKLGGGESSNEDARFVLPNAAETKVLVTMNARELLHFFSLRCCNRAQWEIRALAVEMLRLVRAVAPVIFKDAGPGCVRGSCHEGRMSCGRAQEVRERFKNL; this is encoded by the coding sequence ATGGGAGCAAGAAAAATGGCCGTCACCCTTTTGCGATACACACCCGATCCCCAGGAGATTATCGCCATGGGGGCCAAGCTGTGCTATTCCCCTGCCGGCATAGAAGAGCTGAAACACGGCATCGAAGGCAAAAACCAGGCCCCTTTCCTGGAAAAGCTGCTCGATTCCGGCCACCTGTCGCCCGTCGAACACGCCAGCTTTACCTTCGGGATTGAGGGGGTTTCCCGCAGCCTGCTGGCCCAGCTCACCAGGCACCGCATTGCCAGCTACAGCGTCAAGTCCCAGCGCTTTGTGCCGGAAACGGGCGCGGCAGAGGAGGACGGCGTCTTCGGCTACATCATCCCGCCCCGCATCGAGGCCCTCGGCCGGGAATACGTTGAAATATTCAAAAGCCAGATGGCCCAAATCCAGAAGTGGTACGACTTCTGGCGGGAAAAGCTGGGCGGCGGCGAATCTTCAAACGAGGACGCCCGGTTCGTCCTGCCCAACGCCGCCGAAACAAAAGTGCTGGTGACCATGAACGCCCGCGAACTGCTCCACTTTTTCAGCCTGCGCTGCTGCAACAGGGCCCAGTGGGAAATCCGGGCCTTAGCCGTGGAAATGCTCCGCCTGGTCCGGGCAGTGGCGCCGGTCATCTTCAAGGACGCGGGGCCCGGATGCGTCAGAGGAAGCTGCCACGAGGGAAGAATGAGCTGCGGCAGGGCCCAGGAAGTCAGGGAAAGGTTTAAAAACCTTTGA
- the SpoU gene encoding rRNA methylases, whose product MTHMNLNLKKKGRNRLEDIIAGRNPVREALRANRPINKLLIAEGALTGSLREIYDLARERKIPVQRVERQHLSKLVPEASHQGVVALAAVREYVDVDDILAGVAPGEDPFLILLDEVHDPHNLGAILRTADAAGAHGIIIPRRRSAPLSRTVARSSAGAVEYVPVARVANIARTIELLKGKGLWVAGADPDGREVYWDARLDGPVALVIGGEGKGLGRLVKEKCDVLVRLPMSGRVNSLNASVAAALLSYEVVRQRRKVLK is encoded by the coding sequence TTGACACATATGAACCTTAACTTAAAAAAGAAGGGGAGAAACCGCCTGGAAGACATTATTGCCGGCCGTAACCCGGTCCGGGAGGCCTTGCGGGCCAACCGCCCGATAAACAAGCTCTTGATTGCGGAGGGAGCCCTCACCGGCTCCCTGCGGGAAATCTACGACCTGGCCAGGGAAAGAAAAATTCCCGTTCAAAGGGTTGAACGCCAGCACCTGAGCAAACTCGTCCCCGAGGCTTCTCACCAGGGCGTGGTAGCCCTGGCAGCCGTCAGGGAGTACGTGGACGTCGATGATATTCTTGCCGGTGTGGCCCCCGGGGAAGATCCCTTTCTTATTCTCCTGGACGAAGTCCACGATCCCCACAACCTGGGGGCAATCCTGCGCACTGCCGACGCGGCGGGGGCGCACGGGATAATTATTCCCCGCCGCCGCTCGGCGCCGCTGAGCCGGACCGTGGCCAGGTCGTCCGCTGGGGCTGTTGAATACGTACCCGTGGCCAGGGTGGCCAATATTGCCCGGACGATAGAACTTTTAAAAGGAAAAGGCCTCTGGGTGGCCGGTGCCGACCCGGACGGCCGGGAAGTATACTGGGACGCCAGGCTGGACGGGCCGGTTGCGCTCGTAATCGGCGGCGAAGGCAAAGGCCTGGGGCGGCTCGTCAAGGAAAAATGCGACGTTCTGGTCCGGCTGCCCATGTCCGGCAGGGTAAACTCCCTGAACGCCTCGGTAGCCGCCGCCCTGCTTTCCTACGAAGTGGTAAGGCAGAGGAGAAAAGTTCTTAAATAA
- a CDS encoding predicted RNA binding protein (containing a PIN domain), whose translation MKEFLVVDGYNIIHAWPEFEKLRDARLEHARSKLVSVLANYSPLSGQKIFVVFDAHQVKNYAEKTEIVDGIAVIYTRQGETADAFIERLVGDLLKEGPVYVATSDWAEQSVVFGRGAYRLTPEELRRQVNRTRIEHEKHCKQDTPADGYLENRLLDRVRSKFEKWRRGKK comes from the coding sequence ATGAAGGAATTTCTCGTTGTTGACGGCTACAACATAATTCACGCCTGGCCTGAGTTTGAAAAACTCAGGGATGCCCGCCTGGAGCACGCCAGGTCGAAGCTGGTGTCGGTGCTGGCCAATTACTCCCCCCTTTCCGGCCAGAAAATTTTTGTGGTTTTCGATGCCCACCAGGTGAAGAATTATGCCGAGAAAACGGAAATTGTGGACGGCATAGCAGTAATTTACACCAGGCAGGGCGAGACCGCCGACGCCTTTATCGAACGGCTGGTGGGCGATCTTCTGAAAGAGGGGCCGGTTTACGTGGCCACCTCGGACTGGGCCGAGCAGTCGGTTGTTTTCGGCAGGGGGGCATACCGCCTTACCCCGGAGGAACTGCGCAGGCAGGTAAACAGAACCAGGATTGAGCACGAGAAGCACTGCAAACAGGACACCCCGGCCGACGGCTATCTGGAAAACAGGCTTTTGGACAGGGTCAGGTCGAAATTTGAGAAATGGCGTCGGGGGAAGAAGTAA
- the RpoE gene encoding DNA-directed RNA polymerase specialized sigma subunit, sigma24 homolog yields MSLQAQKEVPNEYQVLVDEEIVEFAREGDDAALEYLINKYKNFVRAKARSYFLIGADREDIIQEGMIGLYKAIRDFRLDKLSSFRAFAELCITRQIITAIKTATRQKHIPLNSYVSLNKPIYDEDSDRTLLDIISGSKITDPEELIISREEFDDIEEKMGEILSSLEWKVLMSYLEGKSYQEIAEDLKRHVKSIDNALQRVKRKLERYLEKREA; encoded by the coding sequence GTGAGTCTTCAAGCCCAAAAGGAAGTTCCTAACGAATATCAGGTGCTGGTCGACGAGGAGATAGTCGAGTTTGCCCGCGAGGGCGACGATGCTGCCCTGGAGTACCTGATTAACAAGTACAAAAACTTCGTCCGGGCAAAAGCCCGTTCCTACTTCCTGATCGGGGCGGACCGCGAAGATATTATCCAGGAAGGTATGATTGGGCTGTACAAGGCAATCCGGGACTTCCGGCTGGACAAGCTCTCATCGTTTAGGGCCTTCGCCGAGTTGTGCATCACTCGCCAGATTATTACCGCCATCAAGACGGCCACCAGGCAGAAGCACATTCCGCTGAATTCCTACGTTTCCCTGAACAAGCCCATATACGACGAAGATTCGGATCGTACATTGCTGGATATTATCTCGGGTTCCAAAATAACCGATCCGGAAGAGCTGATTATTTCGCGCGAAGAGTTCGACGACATAGAGGAGAAAATGGGCGAGATCCTCAGCTCGCTGGAGTGGAAGGTGCTGATGTCCTACCTGGAGGGTAAATCCTACCAGGAGATAGCGGAAGATTTAAAGCGCCACGTTAAATCCATTGACAACGCCTTGCAGCGGGTTAAGCGCAAGCTGGAGCGGTACCTGGAAAAAAGAGAGGCTTAA
- the TufB gene encoding GTPase - translation elongation factors translates to MAKQKFERTKPHVNIGTIGHVDHGKTTLTAAITMVLATVGKAQVKKYDEIDNAPEERERGITINTAHVEYETEKRHYAHVDCPGHADYVKNMITGAAQMDGAILVVSAADGPMPQTREHILLARQVGVPYIVVYLNKADMVDDPELLELVDMEVRELLSTYEFPGDEIPIITGSALKAMECACGKRECEWCKSIWELMDAVDEYIPTPQRAVDKPFLMPVEDVFSITGRGTVATGRIERGQVKVGDEVEIVGLQDKPRKTVVTGVEMFRKILDVGVAGDNVGCLLRGVDRKEIERGQVLAKPGSIKPHKSFSAEVYVLTKEEGGRHTPFFNGYRPQFYFRTTDVTGVVKLPEGVEMVMPGDNVRIDIDLITPIAIEEGLRFAIREGGRTVGAGVVTGIRE, encoded by the coding sequence ATGGCAAAGCAAAAATTTGAGCGCACCAAACCGCACGTCAATATCGGCACAATTGGTCACGTAGACCACGGCAAGACCACCCTGACCGCCGCCATCACCATGGTTTTGGCGACGGTGGGCAAGGCCCAGGTCAAGAAGTACGACGAGATCGACAACGCGCCCGAAGAGCGCGAGCGCGGCATCACCATTAACACCGCCCACGTCGAGTACGAGACCGAGAAGAGGCACTACGCCCACGTTGACTGCCCCGGCCACGCCGACTACGTCAAGAACATGATCACCGGCGCCGCCCAGATGGACGGGGCGATTCTGGTGGTATCCGCCGCCGACGGGCCCATGCCCCAGACCCGCGAGCACATTTTGCTGGCCCGTCAGGTAGGCGTGCCCTACATCGTGGTGTATTTGAACAAAGCCGACATGGTAGACGATCCCGAGCTTTTAGAGCTGGTCGACATGGAAGTGCGCGAGCTGTTATCCACCTACGAATTTCCCGGCGACGAGATACCGATCATCACCGGTTCCGCCTTAAAGGCAATGGAATGCGCCTGCGGCAAGCGCGAGTGCGAGTGGTGCAAGTCCATTTGGGAGTTGATGGACGCCGTGGACGAGTACATTCCGACGCCCCAGCGGGCCGTTGACAAGCCCTTTTTGATGCCCGTGGAAGACGTATTTTCCATAACCGGCCGCGGCACGGTGGCCACCGGGAGGATAGAGCGCGGGCAGGTGAAAGTAGGCGACGAAGTAGAGATAGTCGGGCTGCAGGATAAGCCCCGCAAGACCGTGGTAACCGGCGTAGAGATGTTCAGGAAGATACTGGATGTTGGAGTAGCAGGCGACAACGTAGGGTGTCTTTTGCGCGGCGTGGACCGCAAGGAGATCGAGCGGGGGCAGGTGCTGGCCAAGCCCGGGAGCATCAAGCCGCACAAGAGTTTTTCCGCCGAGGTGTACGTTTTGACCAAAGAAGAAGGCGGGAGGCACACCCCGTTTTTCAACGGGTACCGGCCGCAGTTTTACTTCAGGACTACCGACGTAACCGGGGTGGTAAAGCTGCCCGAGGGCGTTGAGATGGTAATGCCCGGCGACAATGTCAGGATCGACATTGACCTGATCACCCCCATTGCCATAGAGGAGGGCCTGCGCTTTGCCATTCGCGAAGGCGGCCGCACCGTGGGCGCCGGCGTGGTGACCGGGATCAGGGAATAA
- the RpmG gene encoding ribosomal protein L33: MAPVRVGVTLACTECKRRNYTTTKNKKNDPNRIEMKKYCRFCQTHTLHKETR; the protein is encoded by the coding sequence GTGGCGCCAGTGAGAGTAGGCGTTACGTTAGCCTGCACCGAATGCAAGCGCAGGAACTATACCACAACAAAAAACAAGAAAAATGACCCAAACAGGATTGAAATGAAAAAATACTGCCGGTTCTGTCAGACCCACACGCTGCACAAGGAAACCAGGTAA
- a CDS encoding hypothetical membrane protein (containing preprotein translocase subunit SecE (COG0690)), with product MVLTKKQANSGKKDQGKKGKEQDKREQNAKKDADSKAARKETALSKEKKEVTRKEPAKREVTAKKERVNYVEQLQKFFRGSLSELKKVHWPNRRETIIYTSVVMVAVVVVGVLIWVFDSVLSTILKLIMTR from the coding sequence GTGGTTCTTACGAAAAAACAGGCTAACAGCGGCAAAAAAGATCAGGGCAAAAAAGGCAAGGAGCAGGACAAGAGGGAGCAAAACGCAAAAAAAGATGCAGACAGCAAGGCTGCCAGGAAGGAAACCGCCCTGAGCAAGGAAAAAAAGGAAGTAACCAGGAAAGAGCCCGCGAAAAGAGAAGTGACTGCCAAAAAAGAAAGGGTCAACTATGTAGAGCAGCTTCAGAAGTTTTTCCGCGGGTCGCTTAGCGAGCTGAAAAAGGTTCACTGGCCCAACCGCCGGGAAACAATAATTTACACCTCTGTTGTAATGGTAGCGGTAGTCGTGGTAGGAGTTCTGATCTGGGTCTTTGACTCGGTCCTCAGCACGATTTTAAAGCTCATTATGACCAGATAA
- the NusG gene encoding transcription antiterminator, which yields MEKKWYVVHTYSGYENKVKANLEKRIDSMNMEDKIFRILVPMEDEVEIKDGKKKVSKRKIFPGYVLVEMIMTDDSWYVVRNTPGVTGFVGSGSRPIPLNDAEARQIIRQMGVEEPRTRVDFTVGENIRVISGPFENFIGQIEEINMEKSKVKVMISMFGRETPVELDFTQVEKII from the coding sequence ATGGAAAAAAAGTGGTATGTCGTGCATACCTATTCCGGGTACGAGAATAAAGTCAAGGCCAACCTTGAGAAGCGCATCGATTCCATGAACATGGAGGATAAAATATTTCGCATCCTGGTTCCAATGGAAGACGAGGTCGAAATCAAGGACGGCAAGAAAAAAGTATCCAAGCGGAAAATCTTTCCGGGCTATGTCCTGGTAGAGATGATAATGACCGACGATTCCTGGTACGTCGTGCGCAATACCCCTGGAGTGACCGGTTTTGTGGGTTCCGGCTCCCGGCCCATCCCTTTGAACGACGCCGAGGCCAGGCAGATTATCAGGCAGATGGGCGTGGAAGAGCCCAGGACCCGCGTCGATTTTACCGTCGGCGAAAATATCCGCGTCATTTCCGGCCCGTTTGAAAATTTCATCGGGCAGATTGAAGAAATAAACATGGAAAAGAGCAAGGTCAAAGTAATGATATCCATGTTCGGGCGGGAAACCCCCGTGGAACTGGATTTCACCCAGGTGGAGAAGATTATTTAA
- the RplK gene encoding ribosomal protein L11, producing MAKRVAAIVKLQVPAGKATPAPPVGPALGQHGVNIMAFVKEYNERTAAQAGLIIPVEITVYEDRSFTFVTKTPPAAVLLKKAAGLETASGEPNKKKVAKLPRSKVKEIAELKMPDLNAASIEAAMRMIEGTARSMGIDIVEG from the coding sequence GTGGCAAAAAGAGTAGCGGCCATAGTCAAACTGCAGGTTCCGGCAGGCAAAGCCACCCCTGCGCCGCCGGTGGGCCCGGCCCTGGGCCAGCACGGGGTTAACATTATGGCCTTCGTAAAAGAATACAACGAGCGCACGGCCGCCCAGGCCGGGCTGATCATACCGGTTGAGATTACCGTGTATGAAGACCGCTCTTTTACTTTCGTAACCAAAACCCCGCCCGCAGCAGTGCTGCTCAAAAAGGCTGCCGGGCTGGAAACGGCCTCCGGAGAGCCGAACAAGAAAAAGGTGGCAAAGCTGCCCCGCTCAAAAGTGAAGGAAATTGCCGAGCTGAAAATGCCCGACCTGAACGCGGCCAGCATCGAAGCCGCCATGCGGATGATAGAAGGAACCGCGCGCAGCATGGGCATTGATATCGTAGAAGGGTAA
- the RplA gene encoding ribosomal protein L1 — protein sequence MPKHGKKLTEALKQVDRSVLYDPAEAFELLKKVAPAKFDETVEVAVRLGVDPRHADQQVRGAVVLPHGTGKTRTVLVFAKGDKAREAEEAGADFVGAEDMVARIQQEGWLGFDVAIATPDMMGMVGKLGRILGPRGLMPNPKTGTVTFDIARAVKEVKAGKIEYRVDKAGIIHAPIGKVSFSTEKLVENLRTLIEALIRAKPAAAKGQYLKGISVSSTMGPGIKVNTQKVTA from the coding sequence ATGCCAAAACACGGCAAAAAACTGACCGAAGCTTTAAAGCAGGTCGACCGGAGCGTTCTTTACGACCCCGCAGAAGCCTTTGAACTGCTAAAAAAAGTTGCGCCGGCCAAATTTGATGAGACGGTTGAAGTTGCCGTCAGGCTGGGTGTGGATCCGCGCCACGCCGACCAGCAGGTGCGCGGGGCGGTGGTGCTGCCCCACGGCACCGGGAAAACGCGCACCGTGCTTGTTTTTGCAAAAGGAGACAAGGCCAGGGAGGCGGAGGAGGCAGGCGCCGACTTTGTCGGGGCCGAGGACATGGTGGCCAGAATCCAGCAGGAAGGCTGGCTGGGGTTTGACGTGGCCATCGCCACCCCGGACATGATGGGCATGGTAGGCAAACTGGGCCGCATTCTGGGGCCCCGCGGCCTGATGCCCAATCCCAAAACCGGCACGGTTACCTTTGACATAGCCAGGGCGGTTAAGGAGGTAAAAGCCGGCAAAATCGAATACCGGGTAGACAAAGCCGGTATCATTCATGCCCCCATCGGCAAGGTTTCCTTCAGCACCGAAAAGCTGGTGGAAAACCTGCGCACCTTAATCGAGGCGCTGATCCGGGCAAAGCCCGCCGCCGCCAAGGGGCAGTACCTTAAAGGCATTTCGGTGTCCTCCACGATGGGCCCCGGCATCAAGGTAAACACTCAGAAAGTAACCGCTTAA
- the RplJ gene encoding ribosomal protein L10 — protein MPITRAEKEAIIQELKEKFKEARVAVLADYRGLNVAEATRLRRRLREAGCEFKVAKNTLTGLAARQAGLEGLDPYLEGPIAIAFGVDPVAPAKVLSDFIRETRKMEIKAGVLEGTIIDARRVRDLADLPPREVLLARVLGGMQAPLYGFAGALQGTLRKFIYALEAIRKQKAGEA, from the coding sequence GTGCCTATTACCAGAGCAGAAAAAGAAGCGATTATCCAGGAGCTGAAGGAAAAATTTAAGGAAGCCAGGGTTGCCGTCCTTGCCGATTACCGCGGCCTGAACGTGGCCGAGGCAACCAGGCTGCGCCGCCGGCTGCGCGAAGCTGGCTGCGAGTTTAAAGTGGCCAAAAACACCCTCACCGGACTGGCTGCCAGGCAGGCCGGCCTGGAGGGCCTTGACCCGTACCTGGAGGGGCCCATCGCAATAGCCTTTGGAGTGGATCCGGTTGCACCGGCCAAAGTTCTTTCAGACTTTATCCGCGAGACCAGGAAAATGGAAATTAAAGCCGGCGTGCTGGAGGGGACGATCATCGACGCCAGGAGGGTAAGAGACCTGGCCGATCTGCCGCCCCGGGAGGTGCTGCTGGCAAGAGTCCTTGGCGGCATGCAGGCGCCCCTGTACGGCTTTGCAGGCGCCCTGCAGGGCACCCTGCGCAAGTTTATCTACGCTCTCGAAGCAATCCGCAAGCAAAAAGCAGGCGAAGCATAA